A region from the Vibrio sp. SS-MA-C1-2 genome encodes:
- a CDS encoding sugar ABC transporter substrate-binding protein, translating into MKLRTKVISLSLLAMATSFNAFSQETISLMISNRSNEFFGVLEQSAVDKAEELGYEIRVYDAANNASRQPNQVEDAIASGTDAIIINPLNLDASTYVLNEAISRNIPVITVDTTVDGVDLLNEIATDNEDGGKFAAEWLVNNSELNPSELGGIIHMKGLDGHTAHISRYKGFNDYLKSESVSKNWNQLANNSDKYIELTGSFSQDEAQTALEAKLSALDTTKKYVVYNENDVMAIGSIAAIENDTRFDLKNFTIIGFDGSSEGKSLVDEGKMAVTVVQDFNFIGSESVRVVDSFLKTGKSPSDTLTAVEVKMYPEDQSPR; encoded by the coding sequence ATGAAACTAAGAACAAAAGTAATATCGTTAAGCCTACTTGCTATGGCGACCAGTTTTAATGCGTTTTCTCAAGAAACAATTAGCCTAATGATCAGTAACCGGTCAAATGAGTTCTTTGGTGTTTTAGAGCAAAGTGCAGTCGATAAAGCAGAGGAGTTGGGGTATGAAATTCGTGTTTATGACGCAGCAAATAATGCTTCTCGTCAACCAAATCAAGTTGAAGATGCAATTGCCAGTGGAACAGATGCAATCATTATTAACCCTTTAAATTTGGATGCTTCTACTTATGTTTTAAATGAAGCAATAAGCCGAAACATTCCTGTTATTACCGTTGATACAACGGTTGATGGTGTTGACTTATTAAATGAAATTGCCACCGATAATGAAGATGGCGGTAAATTTGCAGCTGAATGGTTAGTTAATAATTCTGAGCTAAACCCTTCAGAGCTTGGCGGTATTATACATATGAAAGGACTCGATGGTCATACCGCACATATCTCTAGGTATAAAGGATTTAATGATTACTTGAAATCTGAAAGTGTATCTAAAAACTGGAATCAATTAGCGAATAATTCAGATAAATATATTGAATTGACTGGTTCATTTTCTCAAGATGAGGCACAAACAGCTTTAGAAGCTAAGTTAAGTGCGTTAGACACAACTAAGAAATATGTTGTTTACAATGAGAATGATGTAATGGCAATTGGTAGTATTGCAGCTATCGAAAATGACACGCGTTTTGACCTTAAGAATTTTACCATTATCGGTTTTGATGGTTCAAGTGAAGGGAAAAGCCTAGTTGATGAAGGGAAAATGGCAGTTACTGTTGTTCAAGATTTCAATTTTATTGGCTCAGAATCTGTACGAGTTGTTGACTCTTTCTTGAAAACAGGTAAAAGCCCATC
- a CDS encoding ABC transporter permease, translating into MNKENIYKIYDKYGLFIILFFLMAVFTSINHNFLSLYNIQNIFKQSSINGLIAFGMTFVIILGAIDLSVGSILPLVGFVVGTLIVTFAIPVYIAIPLGLLLGVFLGVINGLLVSKQKLQPFIATLVTMAIYRGIVLVLSDGLPIRNISKHSEFMAWINKGSIGPLPIFMIILVITLLILMVVLHKTVFGKHVYATGGNEEAARLSTVPIDKVKIISYALCGFLTALAAILHLSRYNSMYPDVGIGSELDAIAAVVIGGTSMTGGRGRIMGTFIGVLIIGVLNNGLNLIGVSSFYQEIVKGLVILVAVIIDKSRNK; encoded by the coding sequence ATGAATAAAGAAAATATATATAAAATATATGATAAATATGGATTGTTTATTATATTGTTTTTTCTAATGGCTGTATTTACATCAATTAATCATAACTTTTTATCTTTATATAATATTCAAAATATCTTTAAACAGAGTAGTATTAATGGGTTGATTGCTTTTGGTATGACATTTGTTATTATCCTAGGTGCAATTGACTTATCTGTTGGCTCTATTTTACCTTTAGTTGGGTTTGTTGTTGGTACATTAATCGTAACGTTTGCAATACCTGTATATATCGCAATCCCGTTAGGACTTTTATTAGGTGTTTTCCTCGGTGTAATCAATGGCCTTTTAGTCTCAAAACAAAAGTTACAACCTTTTATTGCGACCTTAGTTACAATGGCTATATATAGGGGTATTGTATTAGTTTTGTCTGATGGGTTACCGATTCGTAATATATCTAAACATTCAGAATTTATGGCTTGGATTAATAAAGGAAGTATTGGGCCATTACCTATTTTTATGATTATTTTGGTGATAACGTTATTGATCTTAATGGTTGTATTACATAAAACAGTCTTTGGTAAACATGTCTATGCAACGGGTGGGAATGAAGAGGCAGCAAGACTATCCACAGTACCCATTGATAAAGTTAAAATTATTAGTTATGCACTTTGTGGTTTTTTAACCGCTTTAGCGGCAATCTTACATCTATCCAGATATAACTCAATGTACCCTGATGTCGGAATAGGTTCTGAATTAGATGCGATTGCTGCCGTAGTTATTGGGGGCACCAGTATGACTGGTGGTCGAGGGCGGATAATGGGAACTTTTATTGGTGTTCTTATTATTGGTGTCTTGAATAATGGACTTAATTTAATAGGTGTTTCATCGTTCTATCAAGAAATTGTAAAAGGTCTTGTCATTTTAGTGGCAGTGATAATTGATAAAAGTCGAAATAAATAA
- a CDS encoding sugar ABC transporter ATP-binding protein: protein MLSECQSVFKLLNMDSINPNALMSTLSIGQQQMIEIAKSLMVNAKLIILDEPTAALSQRETESLFEIIRSLKDKGVSFIYVSHRMEEIFEISNEITVIRDGNYIGTVDTASTTESDLIKMMIGRTVNDLYPEKVDTKKSKALSINNLCSYGKFSGVSFDAYYGEVLGFAGLMGAGRSEVMHAIFGSLVADSGSISVDGQKVLISSPQDALKYGIGFVTEDRKNEGLFLSDAISNNIVIPSLDQHLKYKLINENSIDKSAEHEVRKLNIKCDSIHQPVGNLSGGNQQKVVLAKWLEIRPKILILDEPTRGVDVGAKREIYHIIKELKESGTAIIVVSSELSEVIGVSDRVAVMRNGTLEKISYKNITKESILKIAFTGAGNE, encoded by the coding sequence ATGTTAAGTGAGTGTCAATCTGTATTTAAATTATTAAATATGGATAGTATTAATCCAAATGCCCTCATGTCTACTTTAAGTATTGGTCAACAACAAATGATTGAAATTGCAAAATCTTTAATGGTAAATGCAAAGTTAATTATTCTTGATGAGCCGACTGCTGCTTTATCTCAACGTGAAACTGAAAGTTTATTTGAGATTATCAGAAGCTTGAAAGATAAAGGTGTGTCATTTATATACGTATCACATCGTATGGAAGAGATCTTTGAAATTAGTAATGAAATAACGGTTATTCGAGATGGAAATTATATAGGAACCGTTGATACAGCATCAACGACTGAATCTGATCTAATAAAAATGATGATTGGTAGAACAGTTAATGATCTATATCCAGAAAAGGTTGATACAAAAAAATCTAAAGCATTATCAATTAATAATCTGTGTTCTTACGGTAAATTCTCAGGTGTGAGCTTTGATGCTTATTATGGAGAAGTCTTAGGGTTTGCTGGTTTAATGGGCGCTGGTCGCTCAGAAGTGATGCATGCTATTTTTGGCAGCTTAGTTGCAGACTCTGGAAGTATAAGTGTTGATGGTCAAAAAGTTTTAATATCATCACCTCAAGATGCCTTGAAGTATGGTATCGGTTTTGTCACTGAAGATAGGAAGAATGAAGGTTTATTCTTATCTGATGCTATAAGTAATAATATTGTTATCCCTTCATTAGATCAACATTTGAAATATAAATTGATTAATGAAAATAGTATTGATAAATCAGCTGAGCATGAAGTAAGAAAGTTAAATATAAAATGTGACAGTATTCATCAACCTGTTGGTAACTTAAGCGGTGGAAATCAACAAAAAGTTGTTTTAGCAAAATGGTTAGAAATACGGCCAAAAATCTTAATTTTAGATGAGCCTACACGTGGTGTTGATGTTGGAGCTAAAAGAGAAATTTATCATATTATAAAAGAGTTAAAAGAAAGTGGAACAGCTATTATCGTTGTTTCTAGTGAGTTATCAGAGGTTATAGGGGTCAGCGATCGAGTTGCTGTCATGAGAAATGGAACACTCGAGAAAATTTCATATAAAAATATAACTAAAGAATCAATATTGAAAATAGCGTTCACAGGTGCGGGAAATGAATAA
- a CDS encoding ATP-binding cassette domain-containing protein, with protein MDISISNIVKSFGSIHVLKSVSMDVKQGSVHALMGENGAGKSTLIKVIGGVHQKDSGSIYINGQEVEIENISKSIDLGIAYVHQELNVVNELTILDNIFLGKEKKESSV; from the coding sequence GTGGATATCAGTATTAGTAACATCGTGAAATCATTTGGAAGTATACATGTTTTAAAGTCTGTATCCATGGATGTTAAGCAAGGTTCTGTTCATGCTTTAATGGGGGAGAATGGAGCTGGAAAATCGACATTAATTAAAGTTATCGGAGGGGTTCATCAAAAAGATTCCGGAAGTATTTATATTAATGGTCAAGAAGTTGAAATTGAAAATATATCTAAAAGCATCGATCTTGGGATTGCATATGTCCATCAAGAGCTAAATGTTGTTAATGAATTAACCATTTTAGATAATATCTTTTTGGGAAAAGAAAAAAAGGAAAGTTCGGTTTAG
- a CDS encoding DUF4922 domain-containing protein, translated as MDDTSQLKRTRISSKQLDALYNNALINGYLSREALEGNERLHFFDVNDEIDYRIQINHVRSRYSKSVVGVKKLPLPDEALCAICKENIGSKGKENLEHLTLQLGDDPYFIQLTPFPLYHHHFVLISEQHQPMTVSVDSFKKQLQFLDQFPEYTVCSNSDREGAGASILSHLHFQVFKKLRLPIFDTQAKASFHREEVEYSLCQYPMTVIKIQSKSGSKHLAAFNHVLSTWRQDSSENTFNLATRKNNGMYETFIILRNAKFNTPEPLLKYKYEGVGVIEACGEGILPTPEGEEAEELNENIRLEGRIILKDILTSLNPLTEKESSLFFDLL; from the coding sequence ATGGATGATACTTCACAATTAAAGCGAACTCGTATCTCGTCTAAACAATTAGATGCGTTGTACAACAATGCATTGATTAATGGCTATTTATCAAGAGAGGCTTTAGAAGGAAATGAGAGATTACATTTCTTTGATGTGAATGATGAAATTGATTACCGTATTCAAATTAATCATGTGCGCTCAAGGTACAGTAAAAGCGTTGTTGGGGTCAAAAAGTTGCCATTACCTGATGAGGCATTGTGTGCCATTTGCAAAGAAAACATTGGTAGTAAAGGAAAAGAAAACCTAGAACATTTAACGTTACAATTAGGTGATGATCCTTATTTTATACAACTGACGCCTTTTCCTTTGTATCACCATCATTTTGTTTTAATCTCTGAGCAACACCAACCGATGACGGTGTCGGTTGATAGCTTTAAAAAGCAGCTTCAATTTTTAGATCAGTTTCCTGAATATACTGTTTGTTCAAATAGCGACAGAGAAGGGGCGGGAGCATCTATTTTATCTCATCTTCACTTTCAAGTGTTTAAGAAACTCAGGCTTCCTATTTTTGATACACAAGCAAAGGCTTCATTTCATCGAGAGGAAGTAGAATATTCGCTTTGTCAGTATCCAATGACCGTAATTAAAATCCAATCTAAAAGCGGTTCGAAACACCTAGCAGCGTTTAATCATGTATTAAGCACATGGCGACAAGATTCATCAGAAAATACCTTTAATCTAGCGACCCGTAAAAATAACGGTATGTATGAGACCTTTATTATCCTTCGTAATGCCAAATTTAATACCCCTGAGCCGCTCTTGAAATATAAATATGAAGGCGTTGGTGTGATAGAGGCATGTGGTGAGGGGATTTTACCGACACCTGAAGGGGAAGAGGCCGAAGAGTTAAATGAAAATATTCGTTTAGAAGGGCGTATTATTTTAAAAGATATTTTAACTAGCTTAAATCCATTAACAGAGAAAGAATCAAGTTTGTTTTTTGATTTGTTATAG
- a CDS encoding phosphotransferase enzyme family protein: MKNLVHTAKQFLPDSDILSIEPFGTGHINDTFQVMIKDESDSFILQRINHHIFPNVPKLMDNIGKVTNHLRNKFHHLPNKDPKKNTLTFIPCLTDALYYQDVHGDYWRMMETISPATSYDKVDTQAQAFQAAVGIGEFQALLSDFNGDALYEVIPDFHNMTTRLNTFYQVIEKNPVNRVELAKEMIEFVELRAELMQTLVHLGDKNQLPIRVTHNDTKINNVLLDQEDNALCVIDLDTVMPGFVHYDFGDAIRTSTNTGAEDDSNLDNVEMDIDLFRAYTEGFLSQTVEILTPIEIEYLPLSAKIMTFIIGLRFLTDYLDGDNYFKVHHEHHNLQRAKAQFKLVQSMERQFDDMKDIVTKAAAVPA; the protein is encoded by the coding sequence ATGAAAAATTTAGTCCATACTGCGAAACAATTTTTACCCGATAGCGACATATTATCGATTGAACCTTTTGGTACCGGTCATATTAACGATACTTTTCAAGTGATGATAAAAGATGAATCAGACAGTTTTATCTTACAACGCATTAATCACCACATATTTCCTAATGTTCCAAAGCTAATGGATAATATCGGGAAAGTGACGAACCATCTTCGAAATAAATTTCATCATCTCCCAAATAAAGATCCGAAAAAAAACACACTCACCTTTATTCCTTGTCTCACCGATGCACTTTACTACCAAGATGTACATGGCGACTATTGGCGCATGATGGAGACCATTTCACCGGCTACCTCTTATGATAAAGTTGATACCCAAGCTCAAGCTTTTCAAGCAGCTGTCGGCATTGGTGAATTTCAAGCATTATTGTCAGACTTTAATGGTGATGCCTTGTATGAAGTGATCCCAGACTTCCATAATATGACAACGCGATTGAATACGTTTTATCAGGTGATAGAGAAAAACCCGGTTAATCGAGTTGAGCTCGCTAAAGAGATGATAGAATTTGTTGAGTTACGTGCCGAGTTAATGCAAACCCTTGTCCATTTAGGCGATAAAAACCAGCTTCCTATTCGCGTTACACATAATGACACTAAAATTAATAATGTGTTATTAGATCAAGAGGACAATGCGCTTTGTGTCATCGATTTAGACACGGTCATGCCAGGTTTTGTCCATTATGATTTCGGTGATGCGATTAGAACCTCGACAAATACAGGGGCAGAAGACGATTCGAATTTGGATAATGTGGAGATGGACATTGATTTATTCCGTGCCTACACAGAAGGCTTTCTTTCTCAAACCGTAGAAATACTCACACCCATTGAAATTGAGTACTTGCCCTTATCAGCAAAAATAATGACCTTTATCATTGGGTTAAGATTCTTAACAGATTATCTGGATGGGGATAATTATTTCAAAGTGCATCATGAGCACCATAATTTACAACGCGCTAAAGCACAATTTAAGCTGGTTCAAAGTATGGAAAGACAGTTTGATGACATGAAAGATATCGTGACCAAAGCGGCGGCAGTTCCTGCGTAA
- a CDS encoding Gfo/Idh/MocA family protein, giving the protein MGSQPITVVVIGGGARGELYAKYALEHPDKMKVIAVAEPREAYRQSMAEQHNISSDKSFTTWEEVIAAGKMADAVMICTQDRLHTEPAIAFAKQKYNILLEKPMSPSADECREIVKAAEENEVIFSVCHVLRYTQYTTKLKSILNDGLIGDVVSMQHLEPVGWWHQAHSFVRGNWRNEEESAFMLLAKACHDLDWIRFIMDEPVESVHSFGGLYHFKEENKPQGAGKNCFDCDVESTCPYSAKKIYIENEYGGDYFKKIITPEEGIDAVQTALENGPYGRCVYQCDNDVVDHQVVNLQFNKGKSASFTMTAFTEYAERKTRIFGTHGQLEGDGKTIKVLDFTTGKESIYDVTAVESNTSMSGHGGGDYYMMQHFIDALIHNDPTLVLSGPKESLETHLTVFAAEESRHSKKVIDVTL; this is encoded by the coding sequence ATGGGAAGCCAACCAATTACTGTTGTTGTTATCGGAGGTGGAGCTCGAGGAGAGTTGTACGCTAAATATGCTTTAGAACATCCCGATAAGATGAAAGTGATTGCCGTCGCTGAGCCAAGAGAAGCCTATCGTCAATCAATGGCTGAGCAACATAACATTTCCAGTGATAAGTCATTTACGACATGGGAAGAGGTCATCGCCGCTGGGAAAATGGCTGATGCGGTGATGATTTGTACTCAAGACCGACTTCATACTGAGCCCGCTATTGCATTTGCAAAACAAAAGTACAATATTCTTCTTGAGAAACCGATGTCTCCAAGTGCAGATGAATGCCGTGAGATTGTTAAAGCTGCTGAAGAAAATGAGGTTATTTTTAGTGTATGCCATGTTCTTCGTTATACCCAATATACAACAAAATTAAAGTCGATTCTTAATGATGGGCTGATTGGCGATGTGGTTAGCATGCAACATTTAGAGCCTGTTGGCTGGTGGCATCAAGCGCATTCCTTTGTTCGTGGTAATTGGCGTAATGAAGAAGAATCGGCATTTATGCTATTAGCCAAAGCATGTCATGATTTAGATTGGATCCGCTTTATTATGGATGAACCAGTCGAGTCTGTTCACTCTTTTGGTGGCCTTTATCATTTTAAAGAAGAAAATAAACCGCAAGGTGCCGGAAAAAACTGCTTTGATTGTGACGTTGAATCGACATGCCCATATTCTGCTAAGAAAATTTATATAGAAAATGAATACGGTGGTGATTACTTTAAGAAGATCATTACACCTGAAGAAGGGATTGATGCCGTACAAACAGCGTTAGAAAATGGGCCATACGGACGCTGTGTTTACCAATGTGATAATGATGTTGTTGATCACCAAGTTGTGAATTTACAATTTAACAAAGGTAAATCAGCATCATTTACCATGACAGCATTCACAGAATATGCGGAGCGAAAAACGCGTATTTTTGGTACTCATGGTCAACTTGAAGGCGATGGTAAAACCATTAAAGTGCTTGATTTTACAACGGGTAAAGAGAGCATTTACGATGTGACTGCCGTTGAGTCTAACACCTCAATGAGTGGGCATGGTGGGGGCGATTACTACATGATGCAACACTTTATTGATGCGCTGATCCATAATGATCCCACACTTGTATTATCAGGGCCGAAAGAGTCGTTAGAAACCCACTTAACTGTTTTTGCTGCAGAAGAATCAAGACATAGTAAAAAAGTCATTGATGTCACGTTATAA